In Zonotrichia albicollis isolate bZonAlb1 chromosome 3, bZonAlb1.hap1, whole genome shotgun sequence, a single window of DNA contains:
- the KLHL31 gene encoding kelch-like protein 31: MAPKKKNVKKNKADINETTIIVEDSPLSKLNGLNGLLEGGNGFSCISSEVSDPSYCPNLLEGLSKMRQENFLCDLTISTKTKSFNVHKVVMASGSEYFHNILKKDPSTQRVDLNDVSPVGLATVIAYAYTGKLTLSLYTIGSIISTAIYLQIHTLTKMCCDFLVQEISVENCMYIANIAETYGLKATKEAAHKFIRDNFIEFSETDQFLKLTFDQINELLADDDLQLPSEIVAFQIAIKWLEFDQKRVKFAANLLSNIRFGTISAQDLVNYVQTVPRMMQDADCHKLLVDAMNYHLLPYHQNTLQSRRTRIRGGFRVLVTVGGRPALTEKSLSRDILYRDPENGWKKLSEMPAKSFNQCVTVMDGFLYVAGGEDQNDARNQAKHAVSNFCRYDPRFNSWIHLANMNQRRTHFSLSVFNGLLFAVGGRNSEGCLSSVECYVPATNQWQMKAPLEVPRCCHASAVVDGQILVTGGYINNAYSRSVCMYDPSKDSWQDKASLSTPRGWHCAVSLLERVYVMGGSQLGGRAERVDVLPVERYSPYTGQWNYVAPLQTGVSTAGASTLNGKIYLVGGWNEIEKKYKKCIQCYNPDLNEWTEEDELPEATVGVSCCTISMPNTKTRESRASSVSSVPVSI, encoded by the exons ATGGCCCCTAAGAAGAAGAATGTGAAAAAGAACAAAGCAGATATCAACGAAACAACTATCATTGTGGAAGACAGCCCCCTCAGTAAACTAAATGGCTTGAATGGACTCTTGGAAGGAGGAAATGGTTTCAGCTGCATCTCATCTGAGGTTTCTGACCCATCATACTGCCCAAACCTCTTGGAAGGTCTAAGCAAAATGAGACAAGAAAATTTCCTTTGTGACTTGACTATCAGTACCAAAACCAAATCTTTCAATGTTCATAAGGTAGTGATGGCTTCAGGCAGTGAATACTTCCACAACATCTTAAAGAAAGATCCATCCACTCAAAGAGTGGACCTCAATGATGTGTCCCCAGTGGGTCTAGCTACTGTTATCGCCTATGCTTACACTGGAAAACTTACTCTCTCACTTTACACAATAGGTAGTATTATTTCCACAGCCATTTATCTACAGATTCACACCCTTACAAAGATGTGCTGTGATTTTCTAGTCCAAGAAATCAGTGTTGAGAACTGCATGTACATTGCCAATATTGCAGAAACATACGGACTAAAAGCAACCAAGGAAGCAGCGCACAAATTTATTAGGGACAACTTCATTGAATTTTCAGAAACTGATCAGTTCCTAAAACTTACTTTTGATCAGATTAATGAACTTCTTGCAGATGATGACTTACAGTTGCCTTCTGAAATTGTTGCATTCCAGATTGCAATAAAATGGCTGGAATTTGACCAAAAAAGAGTAAAGTTTGCTGCCAACCTCTTAAGTAATATCCGTTTTGGTACCATCTCAGCCCAAGACCTTGTCAATTATGTTCAAACTGTGCCAAGAATGATGCAAGATGCAGACTGCCACAAGCTCCTAGTGGATGCCATGAACTATCACTTGCTTCCCTATCACCAGAATACACTTCAGTCCAGAAGAACAAGGATCCGTGGAGGTTTCAGAGTCTTAGTCACTGTTGGGGGACGCCCTGCTTTAACAGAAAAGTCTCTTAGCAGAGACATCTTGTACAGAGATCCTGAAAACGGATGGAAGAAGCTAAGTGAAATGCCTGCTAAAAGTTTTAATCAGTGTGTCACAGTGATGGATGGATTTCTCTATGTGGCTGGTGGGGAAGACCAGAATGATGCCAGGAACCAAGCCAAGCATGCAGTCAGCAATTTCTGCAG ATATGACCCTCGTTTCAATAGCTGGATTCACCTGGCGAACATGAATCAGCGGCGCACGCACTTCAGCCTGAGCGTGTTCAATGGGCTCCTCTTCGCCGTGGGAGGCCGCAACTCCGAGGGCTGCCTCTCCTCTGTCGAGTGCTACGTGCCTGCAACTAACCAGTGGCAGATGAAGGCCCCGCTGGAGGTGCCACGGTGCTGCCACGCCAGCGCCGTGGTGGATGGCCAGATCCTGGTCACGGGAGGTTACATCAATAACGCTTACTCTCGCTCAGTGTGCATGTACGACCCCAGCAAAGACAGCTGGCAGGACAAGGCCAGCCTCAGCACCCCGAGGGGCTGGCACTGCGCAGTGTCCCTTCTGGAGAGGGTCTATGTCATGGGTGGGTCTCAGCTGGGGGGGCGAGCGGAGAGGGTCGATGTTCTCCCTGTGGAGCGTTACAGCCCGTACACGGGCCAGTGGAATTACGTGGCGCCGCTTCAAACCGGAGTTAGCACGGCTGGCGCCTCCACCCTCAACGGGAAAATTTACTTAGTGGGTGGCTGGAATGAAATAGAGAAAAAGTACAAGAAATGCATTCAGTGCTATAACCCAGATCTCAATGAATGGACAGAGGAAGATGAGCTGCCTGAGGCCACTGTGGGTGTATCTTGTTGTACTATATCCATGCCCAACACCAAGACAAGGGAGTCCAGGGCCAGCTCAGTCTCTTCTGTCCCAGTCAGTATCTAA